CAAATACGACAATATTGGGTGCTATATGAATATGGAGAAGGGGGAATTACCAACCGATGAAATAATAGAGGGCATATTCAAAGAGGGGAAGAGTGTATATTTACCGCGATGTACCAATACAGCGCATTCTGGGCAGATTAAACTACGTGATGTAGGGTCCAAGCCGCAGCGGCACCTGACCTTTCATAGAATGGACTCTTTTGAACAGATAAGGAAGTTAAAGCCCTCCGGAAGGTACGGGCTGCGCGAGCCAGAGGCAGAGGAAACGGCGCCTTTACCCCCGGCTGAATTGGACGTAATATTGGTTCCCGGGGTTGGTTTTGATATGCATGGAGGACGACTGGGTCACGGAGCCGGATACTATGATGATTATATGTTCCGATGCGACAAGTATAACAATCGTAGACCGCTGTTGATAGGAATGGCATTAGTCGAACAAAGGGTTCTGAGCGTCCCCATGGAATCTCACGACGTATCGATGGACGGCATAGCCTGGGGAGATGGCAGCTTGGTATGGACTGGTAGCCGTAACTCAATTTACATCGATAAATAGGTATATGTAATAATTTTAGTGCAGACTGGACATATATACGGCTATTTTATGGAAAAGGTAGCCTTACCCGTGACCAGGACACGCTTCCCGGACTGATTTAATATGGTAGCCTCCAAATTAGCAGTATCGCCCAGCTGGTTAAAGTCCGTGGTCTTAATTATCACAAACTGGTTGGCAATAGTGGGGAATTTGTAAGATATTTCGAGGTCATTTGCGGGTTGCACTGCGGAACCAGTAATAACCTTTGCAGCCTCACGTATTTGGTCCTCTAATACAGTTGCTAGGATTCCGCCGTGTACAACTAAAGGATAACCTGTTAACTTCATGCCAAGATGGTAGATTCCGACGACTGACTTGGTGGTGGgattgaagaagaataaTGGGTCAATGGTAATAGCCCCCGGAGACTTCAAAGTTTTATTCACAAGTACATCGTTTTCGTTGCGGTCGGGAAACACTTGCATATAACCAGTACCTATTAGTTCTTTAGTAATTGGTAGATCAGCAGCCCTATTTAGCAACGAACCTTCATACCTCGTGATCCTTTCTTCACTAACTGGCAGCTTATCGTACAGTAGCCATGCAGCCAAATCACTATATGTAAAAAACCTGGACGCTAGATACCCCAGACCAAACGTTGCACCAAATATACCCAGGTTTACATATCTTCTTGGGAATTGTTTCTTCGCAGTTGCGAATTCCTGTCCTGTATTATATGTGATCTTCCTAGTAAAGGTCAAGCTGGCCTTCCGAATTGCGCTGAGGTTGTATCTCATGTTGCAGTGGGATATAATCGTAATATTTGCTACAAATTGATAGTAAAGGGACTATATTAGCGCTTTTTATCCGTATAATTGATGTGACGATTTTTCTTTAAAGTCAGATTACTAACCGGTAACAGCGAAATGAAATTTAGATATCTAATTAATCCATGTTTAAATTCAGAACTCAGGAAGAACCAAAATGCAACTCAATAGCAGCCCGTCGACTCTTAAAGTAGAAACTATATCACTAAATGATTGTAAAGATGAAGATAAATCAGCAGCACAAAGTGTTCAGCCCTCAGCAATCGAAATATGCGATGAAGTAGTACTTCTATGGAGGCAAGAACCTGACTTGGAACACCTCAAGTTTGATAAACTATGTGACAAATTAAAGGAAAGAAATCCATCATGGGTTCTATCAAATGATACTCTAGTAACAGTATTACTGGAACATAACTTGTACTCTGCCGATGAGTCTACTCTTTTCACGTATCACGACGAAGTACGTTCTAGCGCAACGCCCGGAATGCGGTTGCATGAACTACATAATGTGAGTGAGACTACGAATTGCAAAGGGAAAGCTCTTATTGCAAGTGATACGATACCTAAAGGTGAATTGATATTTGAGGATGTCCCTTTGGTGATGATACCACCCTTGGATAAGTTGACCCTAATACAGTTATCAAAAGCGTGCGGTATATGCGGCACTCTTCTGAGTCACAACTGCCACTATTTCATTATGAACAATCTGGATTGCGATATCTGTGGTATTTTATGGTGCTCTAAGAGGTGCAAAGCCCTTGATACTGCCCACCCTTATTTGAAACACCCTACACTGAAGAGTAAGGTCTGTAACGCTCAGAAGTGGCAGAAATTTGAGGAATTCTGCAAGGAAAATACTTGGTATAGTGCTTATGGCGTTGGTTACATTTATGCTAATTACGTGATATCAAACCGCAATGGCTTATTTTACGAACAGTTTTTGTCATTAGCGGAGGTCAGCCAGCGCACTAGATTGAAGGCTGCGGATTCTACAAATGTTGGAGGTACATTTGACTCGTGGACGGATTGCACGTGCACTACAATTGCAAGTGATCTATGGGATGAGGGATTCCGACTATTTTGTGAAGCTTTCCCTGAAGCTGCAGAGGATGACAATATAAATATAGACACGTTTTTACGTTTTATTGGCAGGTTCAACATTAATCAATTAAATTGCCAGATTTATCCTTTATTTAGTCACATAAATCATAGCTGTGAACCGAACGTAAGAGTTGAGTTTGAGAAGTACTCGATTAAGGTTTATTCTCGGAAGCATATAAAATCTGGTGATGAGCTACAGATAAGTTATGTTAATCCGTTACATGATGTAAGTCTACGGAGAAGAGAACTGCGTGTGAACTGGGGGTTCTTATGCAAATGTACTCGTTGTCAGAAAGAACTATCGAAATTTTACAACAAAACTAATATAATGACGTCTGATGTAAACGTAGGATTGACAACTCAAAACGGTAAGAGAAGGAAGTCTTCTATGAAAGCCTCTAAACCCACGTTACAAGAAATACTAGAGAGTGGACATGAATTTGACCTTGAAATACCAGCTCACCTAGGCTTTTCCAATAGAAGAACATCAGTTCGTTTCGACGACAGAGTGATGTCGGCTCTGAACGAATGACCGTTTTATCTTGTTAATTCATATACCAATTTCTATCGAAGTTATTCAACAGATATTAACTACTATTGATGTACAGACGTTACCAACGTGCTTAACCCTCAATATCTGTACACCAAGACGCATATATAATAACATGGCTCGTGTACATAGTGCAGCATATTTAAAGTACAAATGAATGAAAGCGAACATCTATCTATCTGAAACTCTGgttttttttaataaagGTCCATCTTCAATCAGCGTTTGTGTGTCAAGACGATTACTTTGCTCTTTCTTGGGAACTAGTATTTGGTTCATATTTTGCGGCGAAAGAGCCTGTTCACAAGTTGCAGATGACTGTTCAGTTAAAGGCACTCTATTTTTCAAATATCTCACAAGCATGGAGTGTAGGTCTTCCGTCGTAAATGGTTTCGCTAGTATATCAGTCATACCATGCTGCAGATATGTAACCAAATCTTGATCTTCTATGTTTCCAGTCATAGCAATTATAGGCGTTTGGTTATCGAAACTCCTAATGATCGACGTAGCAGTGGCCCCATCAAGATTAGGCATTACTATATCCATCAGCACCAAATCAAATCTGAATTTTTCTATTGTTTCAATA
This window of the Eremothecium sinecaudum strain ATCC 58844 chromosome VII, complete sequence genome carries:
- the FAU1 gene encoding 5-formyltetrahydrofolate cyclo-ligase (Syntenic homolog of Ashbya gossypii ADL385C; Syntenic homolog of Saccharomyces cerevisiae YER183C (FAU1)); translation: MSKSVLRAQLRPVLDAIPHQELQQQARSLLRALAPIIDKYDNIGCYMNMEKGELPTDEIIEGIFKEGKSVYLPRCTNTAHSGQIKLRDVGSKPQRHLTFHRMDSFEQIRKLKPSGRYGLREPEAEETAPLPPAELDVILVPGVGFDMHGGRLGHGAGYYDDYMFRCDKYNNRRPLLIGMALVEQRVLSVPMESHDVSMDGIAWGDGSLVWTGSRNSIYIDK
- the FMP10 gene encoding Fmp10p (Syntenic homolog of Ashbya gossypii ADL386W; Syntenic homolog of Saccharomyces cerevisiae YER182W (FMP10)); translation: MRYNLSAIRKASLTFTRKITYNTGQEFATAKKQFPRRYVNLGIFGATFGLGYLASRFFTYSDLAAWLLYDKLPVSEERITRYEGSLLNRAADLPITKELIGTGYMQVFPDRNENDVLVNKTLKSPGAITIDPLFFFNPTTKSVVGIYHLGMKLTGYPLVVHGGILATVLEDQIREAAKVITGSAVQPANDLEISYKFPTIANQFVIIKTTDFNQLGDTANLEATILNQSGKRVLVTGKATFSIK
- the SET5 gene encoding S-adenosylmethionine-dependent methyltransferase (Syntenic homolog of Ashbya gossypii ADL387C; Syntenic homolog of Saccharomyces cerevisiae YHR207C (SET5)), which produces MQLNSSPSTLKVETISLNDCKDEDKSAAQSVQPSAIEICDEVVLLWRQEPDLEHLKFDKLCDKLKERNPSWVLSNDTLVTVLLEHNLYSADESTLFTYHDEVRSSATPGMRLHELHNVSETTNCKGKALIASDTIPKGELIFEDVPLVMIPPLDKLTLIQLSKACGICGTLLSHNCHYFIMNNLDCDICGILWCSKRCKALDTAHPYLKHPTLKSKVCNAQKWQKFEEFCKENTWYSAYGVGYIYANYVISNRNGLFYEQFLSLAEVSQRTRLKAADSTNVGGTFDSWTDCTCTTIASDLWDEGFRLFCEAFPEAAEDDNINIDTFLRFIGRFNINQLNCQIYPLFSHINHSCEPNVRVEFEKYSIKVYSRKHIKSGDELQISYVNPLHDVSLRRRELRVNWGFLCKCTRCQKELSKFYNKTNIMTSDVNVGLTTQNGKRRKSSMKASKPTLQEILESGHEFDLEIPAHLGFSNRRTSVRFDDRVMSALNE